One region of Halomonas huangheensis genomic DNA includes:
- a CDS encoding transposase → MLLRTRRRYTPEFKQHVVQCSLESADSQAVIAARFDVPTSVLERWRREHVSTHEKDQKPLPNRGASKSLADLERENRQLRKQLARKELEVEILKKAEEYFAKGMK, encoded by the coding sequence ATGCTTCTACGTACACGTCGTCGGTATACGCCTGAATTCAAGCAGCATGTGGTTCAGTGCTCTCTGGAATCGGCGGATTCCCAAGCGGTCATTGCTGCCAGGTTCGACGTACCTACCAGTGTCCTTGAACGGTGGAGGAGAGAGCACGTGTCGACTCATGAGAAGGATCAGAAGCCACTGCCCAACCGGGGAGCCTCGAAGAGCCTGGCTGACCTCGAACGCGAGAACCGCCAGCTCCGCAAGCAGTTGGCACGCAAGGAGCTGGAGGTAGAGATCCTAAAAAAGGCCGAAGAGTACTTTGCCAAGGGCATGAAGTAA
- a CDS encoding glutathione S-transferase family protein, with product MGLLVKGVWHDEWYDTESSGGEFLRESARLRDWVTADGSVGPDGQTALPAEAGRYHLYVSLACPWAHRTLIMRRLKGLDDILGISHVSPLMGKDGWTYRRDEGSSGDAINGVDFHHQLYTMTDASYSGRVTVPVLWDRQQQRIVNNESAELVRIFNTAFNEMTGNRLDLYPLPLREQIDAVNADVYDHINNGVYKAGFATRQDVYEKHVTALFDALERIEQRLSQHRYLAGAWLTEADIRLFTTLVRFDAVYHGHFKCNLRRIEDFPQLSNYLRELYQWPGIAETVNMDHIQRHYYMSHATINPNRIVPLGPHLDLQRQHDRERLEGKGIWKVEL from the coding sequence ATGGGGCTGCTGGTAAAAGGTGTCTGGCACGACGAATGGTACGATACCGAGTCGAGTGGCGGTGAGTTTCTGCGCGAATCAGCCCGTCTTCGAGACTGGGTAACGGCAGATGGTAGCGTAGGACCTGATGGGCAGACTGCCTTGCCTGCGGAGGCTGGGCGCTATCATCTCTATGTATCGCTGGCCTGCCCCTGGGCGCATCGCACCTTGATCATGCGGCGCCTAAAGGGGCTCGATGACATCCTTGGGATCTCGCATGTCAGTCCCCTGATGGGCAAGGATGGCTGGACCTACCGTCGAGACGAGGGCTCCAGTGGTGACGCCATCAATGGTGTCGATTTCCACCATCAGCTCTACACCATGACCGATGCGTCCTACAGCGGGCGGGTGACGGTGCCAGTGTTATGGGATCGCCAGCAACAGCGCATCGTCAACAATGAATCCGCTGAACTGGTACGAATCTTCAACACCGCCTTCAACGAAATGACCGGCAATCGTCTCGATCTTTATCCATTGCCGTTGCGTGAGCAGATCGATGCGGTCAACGCTGATGTTTATGACCATATCAACAATGGCGTATACAAGGCGGGTTTCGCCACGCGTCAGGATGTCTATGAGAAGCATGTGACCGCCCTGTTCGACGCGCTTGAGCGTATCGAGCAGCGCCTGTCACAGCACCGTTATCTAGCCGGGGCATGGCTGACCGAAGCCGATATCCGCTTGTTCACTACTCTGGTGCGGTTTGACGCGGTTTACCATGGCCACTTCAAGTGCAATCTACGGCGTATCGAGGACTTTCCTCAGCTATCCAACTATCTGCGTGAGCTCTACCAATGGCCTGGCATCGCAGAGACCGTGAACATGGACCATATCCAGCGCCACTATTATATGAGCCACGCGACCATCAATCCCAACCGCATCGTACCGCTTGGCCCGCATCTTGACCTGCAGCGCCAGCATGACCGCGAGCGATTGGAGGGCAAGGGAATCTGGAAGGTCGAGCTGTAA
- a CDS encoding peptidoglycan DD-metalloendopeptidase family protein yields the protein MMRIIHSLPRTHKLLLLPVATMVTVLGAHKIVTTYEDVQRDKQPLDTVLVPLADNASPGLPSLELGRIPVTNALDVALDATRGHVPISKLQASEVVDVNFTDAMLANSDFETAMHASSTANDTPMMILKTGVASSQEAAPISDGSAVLDQNARQMAIAIGTVAGGILESNALQIAEATSYEDVSEDELELFDEGPVVLNEEIAADEPYVPTWQTYRVKQGDTFTALAEHSLGLGYREAMALLDQIPDKDIVTRWRVGNTFEYQLDKEGHLLALRLMKDVRDGYLIERGDTDSEFEVATIERAGEASQRLYAGTVNGSFTRSAQAAGLSSTEVSEMAKVLEKKLDFRRDTRRGDSFRVLVESDIIDGQHLDPRVLAVSYAGERMDLTLVRNPEDNHFYTPDGESLDPAFNRYPFSGNYRISSNFNLNRHHPITGRTSPHKGTDFAMPIGTTVVAPAAGRVEMVGNHPLAGRYIVIRHDNGYKTRYLHLSSALVSTGERVTMGEQIARSGNTGRSTGPHLHYEIMVNSNPVDAMRVALPENRSLSGAALASFQEETAPAMAALETGKPGTVVAMAGPANAKEDTANDDS from the coding sequence ATGATGCGAATCATCCATTCGCTGCCCCGCACGCACAAGTTACTACTGTTACCCGTTGCTACCATGGTCACAGTGCTGGGCGCTCACAAGATTGTTACGACATATGAAGACGTACAGCGCGACAAGCAGCCGCTCGATACTGTCCTCGTACCACTAGCTGACAATGCCTCCCCTGGCCTTCCATCACTGGAACTTGGCCGAATCCCGGTAACGAACGCTCTTGATGTGGCGCTCGATGCCACCCGCGGGCATGTGCCGATTTCGAAGCTTCAGGCAAGTGAAGTGGTTGACGTCAACTTCACCGACGCCATGCTTGCCAATTCTGACTTCGAAACAGCGATGCATGCCTCTTCGACGGCAAATGATACGCCGATGATGATTCTGAAAACCGGCGTCGCTTCCTCTCAAGAAGCGGCGCCGATTTCTGACGGCAGTGCCGTTCTTGATCAGAATGCGCGGCAAATGGCAATCGCCATCGGTACCGTTGCCGGCGGCATTCTCGAAAGCAACGCCTTGCAGATTGCTGAAGCCACCTCCTATGAGGATGTCAGCGAGGATGAACTGGAGCTGTTTGACGAAGGTCCAGTAGTCCTCAATGAGGAAATAGCCGCTGACGAGCCATACGTCCCGACCTGGCAGACCTATCGCGTCAAGCAAGGGGACACCTTCACTGCGCTGGCAGAACACTCGCTTGGCCTTGGATATCGCGAAGCCATGGCGTTGCTCGATCAGATCCCTGACAAGGACATCGTTACTCGCTGGCGAGTCGGCAACACCTTCGAGTATCAGCTCGACAAGGAAGGTCACTTGCTCGCTCTGCGCTTGATGAAAGACGTCCGTGACGGCTACCTCATTGAGCGTGGCGATACCGACAGCGAGTTTGAGGTTGCCACCATTGAACGTGCTGGCGAGGCCTCTCAGCGGCTCTATGCTGGCACCGTCAACGGTAGCTTCACTCGTTCAGCCCAGGCCGCCGGCTTATCCTCCACCGAAGTATCCGAGATGGCCAAGGTACTCGAGAAGAAACTCGATTTCCGTCGTGATACTCGCCGGGGTGACTCGTTCCGCGTACTGGTTGAATCCGACATCATCGATGGTCAACACCTCGACCCTCGTGTCCTGGCAGTATCCTATGCAGGGGAGCGCATGGATCTAACTCTGGTGCGCAATCCAGAGGATAATCACTTCTATACGCCTGATGGCGAGAGCCTTGATCCAGCATTCAACCGTTACCCATTCAGCGGCAACTATCGGATCAGCTCCAATTTCAACCTTAACCGCCACCACCCGATCACCGGCCGCACCAGCCCGCACAAGGGTACTGACTTTGCCATGCCGATCGGTACGACGGTGGTCGCACCAGCGGCGGGCCGAGTCGAGATGGTGGGTAATCATCCTCTGGCGGGGCGTTACATCGTCATTCGCCACGACAATGGCTACAAGACCCGCTATCTGCACCTGTCGAGCGCACTGGTATCCACTGGCGAGCGCGTCACCATGGGTGAACAGATCGCACGCTCCGGCAATACTGGACGCAGCACCGGCCCTCACCTCCATTACGAGATCATGGTCAACAGCAACCCGGTTGACGCAATGCGTGTCGCTCTTCCCGAGAACCGAAGTCTGAGTGGTGCGGCTCTCGCGTCTTTCCAGGAGGAAACCGCACCCGCAATGGCCGCTCTGGAAACTGGCAAACCTGGCACGGTGGTCGCGATGGCTGGTCCAGCCAATGCCAAGGAAGACACGGCAAACGACGACAGCTGA
- a CDS encoding amino acid ABC transporter permease gives MLEFIHFGIEWLPALLKGVPVTLALWVIAITLGFFLGLMLCWARVYGGRLFYWLSTAYIELFRGTPMLVQMFFIYLGLPHVGIVFDAFTAAVIAITLNSAAYQAEYFRGSVLSVPRGQMVAARACGMSRWQAIRYIMLPQALRRVIPQWSNEAIIELKFTSIAYTIGVVEITGIAQDIGSRTLDFFLVFLWAGIIYLVLTSTVASLLGWVERRTYVPGVTTH, from the coding sequence ATGCTGGAATTTATCCATTTTGGCATTGAATGGTTGCCCGCCTTGCTCAAGGGCGTACCGGTAACTCTGGCGCTGTGGGTGATTGCGATTACGCTGGGATTCTTCCTTGGCCTGATGCTGTGCTGGGCTCGGGTTTATGGTGGTCGCCTGTTCTACTGGCTGAGTACGGCCTATATCGAACTGTTCCGCGGCACGCCAATGCTGGTGCAGATGTTCTTCATCTACCTTGGCTTGCCTCATGTTGGCATTGTCTTCGATGCTTTCACCGCAGCGGTGATTGCCATCACTCTCAACAGTGCGGCCTACCAGGCCGAATACTTCCGCGGTTCGGTGCTGTCGGTCCCCCGCGGGCAGATGGTGGCGGCCCGGGCCTGTGGTATGAGTCGGTGGCAGGCCATTCGCTACATCATGTTGCCGCAGGCCTTGCGGCGCGTGATTCCACAGTGGTCCAACGAAGCCATCATCGAGCTCAAGTTCACCTCTATCGCCTACACCATTGGTGTGGTTGAGATTACCGGAATTGCCCAGGACATTGGTTCACGCACCCTGGATTTCTTTTTGGTGTTTCTATGGGCGGGCATTATCTATCTGGTATTGACCTCTACCGTTGCCAGCCTGCTCGGTTGGGTTGAACGCAGGACGTATGTTCCGGGTGTGACCACTCACTAA
- a CDS encoding ParD-like family protein, whose protein sequence is MGIVKISDELHDEVRRASSIMVRSINAQAEYWIKIGMLAESNPGMTFTEIMRQQMAPDAIESEKAAHE, encoded by the coding sequence ATGGGCATCGTCAAGATCAGCGATGAACTACATGATGAAGTTCGCCGAGCCAGCTCGATCATGGTGCGTTCGATCAATGCTCAGGCCGAGTACTGGATCAAGATCGGTATGCTTGCGGAATCCAATCCGGGAATGACGTTCACGGAAATCATGCGTCAACAGATGGCACCTGACGCCATCGAGTCAGAAAAGGCTGCTCATGAGTGA
- a CDS encoding MOSC domain-containing protein produces MEASSISTAPVFSAIHGPFVSDPQVLPGFGEKSGIFKVAAHDAEWLSRVGLSSDSQANMVDHGGVDRALCQYCADHYQDWSQRYPDTSLPFAPGVLGENISTYGVSEEDMRIGDVLRIGEAVVQVTQPRKPCTKIDARIGVPGMARTLMLEARMGWLMRVVEEGWVPPQPTIEWVERGPQQWSVAAAWRVLENKRADIALMDELRNVEALAQIWKDELVRRINYWQKRRS; encoded by the coding sequence ATGGAAGCGTCGTCAATATCCACTGCGCCAGTATTCTCGGCTATTCATGGCCCATTTGTCAGTGACCCGCAAGTACTGCCGGGCTTTGGTGAGAAGAGCGGTATCTTCAAGGTGGCCGCCCATGATGCGGAATGGTTGAGCCGTGTGGGGCTGTCATCAGACAGTCAGGCCAACATGGTGGATCATGGTGGTGTGGACCGTGCGTTGTGTCAGTACTGCGCGGACCACTATCAGGACTGGAGCCAGCGTTATCCAGATACGTCATTACCGTTCGCGCCCGGTGTGCTGGGGGAGAATATCTCGACCTATGGCGTCAGCGAAGAGGATATGCGCATCGGCGATGTGTTGCGTATTGGCGAGGCGGTGGTGCAGGTGACCCAGCCACGTAAGCCTTGTACCAAGATCGATGCACGTATTGGTGTGCCCGGGATGGCGCGGACGCTAATGCTCGAAGCCAGAATGGGGTGGTTGATGCGGGTTGTCGAAGAAGGCTGGGTGCCCCCACAGCCCACGATTGAGTGGGTGGAGAGAGGTCCACAACAGTGGAGTGTTGCCGCTGCCTGGCGGGTATTGGAGAACAAGCGTGCGGATATAGCGCTCATGGATGAGTTGCGTAATGTCGAGGCACTGGCGCAGATCTGGAAGGACGAGCTGGTACGACGCATCAACTACTGGCAGAAGCGGCGCTCATGA
- a CDS encoding YciI family protein, with protein sequence MKYLCLVYGDERLMHSLPESPVDDECAAYGQSVADSGRLVAAEALESVATALTVRVREGSSTVTEGPFAETHEQLAGFYLVEARDLNEAVTIASGIPAARVGSVEVRPVRELQLSESSDSASSESVAAMATRS encoded by the coding sequence ATGAAGTATCTCTGTCTGGTCTATGGTGATGAGAGGCTGATGCACTCGTTGCCGGAAAGCCCGGTTGATGATGAGTGCGCGGCGTATGGCCAAAGCGTCGCCGATAGTGGCCGGTTGGTTGCAGCGGAGGCCCTGGAGTCGGTGGCGACCGCTCTGACGGTCAGGGTTCGAGAGGGCAGCAGCACGGTGACTGAAGGTCCTTTCGCGGAGACTCATGAGCAGTTGGCGGGCTTCTATCTGGTTGAGGCACGTGATCTCAATGAGGCTGTCACCATTGCCAGTGGTATCCCCGCCGCTCGGGTCGGGTCGGTGGAGGTACGACCGGTACGTGAGCTGCAGTTGAGTGAGTCTTCAGACAGTGCGTCGTCAGAGTCTGTCGCGGCGATGGCAACACGTTCCTGA
- a CDS encoding VOC family protein: MNLNMSPYLSFDGRCEEALRFYAELMGGEMGAVMRYADAPEDSCMPEGMAPSPDAVMHAEVNMPWGLMMGADSPFHEKPQGISLTLAADSIADAERLYEALKEGGEVKMPLEQTFFALRFAAVVDRFGIPWQIYHGEEMAS, encoded by the coding sequence ATGAATCTGAATATGAGCCCTTACCTGTCTTTCGACGGTCGCTGCGAGGAAGCGTTGCGCTTCTATGCCGAGTTGATGGGGGGAGAGATGGGGGCGGTGATGCGTTATGCCGATGCACCGGAAGACAGTTGCATGCCCGAGGGCATGGCACCCTCGCCGGATGCGGTGATGCACGCCGAAGTCAACATGCCCTGGGGGTTGATGATGGGGGCGGACAGCCCATTCCACGAAAAACCTCAGGGAATCTCTCTCACCCTGGCGGCGGATAGTATCGCGGATGCCGAGCGTCTCTACGAAGCCTTGAAGGAAGGCGGTGAGGTCAAGATGCCGCTCGAACAGACCTTCTTTGCCTTGCGCTTCGCAGCCGTCGTGGATCGCTTTGGCATTCCCTGGCAAATCTACCATGGCGAGGAAATGGCATCATGA
- a CDS encoding RNA polymerase sigma factor — MQRQLSIDMEVLYRQHSRRVLASLVRRVCDFDLAEESMHEAFAIALDRWPQQGLPDNPTAWLVTTGYHRAIDRLRRRARFEHASDPLLDELESAPVDVDQAIEDDELRLIFTCCHPELAFTSRLALTLREVCGLTTEEIARAFLLKPTTVAQRIVRAKARLRDRQVAFSAPESSELAERLDTVLHVIYLMFTEGYSTSSGEEATRAELSSEAIRLGRRLCELVADADCFGLLALMLLQESRRSARTDASGNLVLLADQNRQLWDSRLIEEGLDWLWQALEAGEIGAFTLQAAIAAEHARAGSSEQTRWDRISALYDVLVDVSPTPVVRLNRAVAISMHQGAEAGMALIDELLESGKLSDYHRLHVARAEMHYRLGQQARAVESWHRALLLTSHPREQELLQRRIDEISKG, encoded by the coding sequence ATGCAACGGCAACTGAGTATTGATATGGAGGTGCTCTACCGCCAGCATTCGCGTCGAGTGCTGGCGAGCCTTGTGCGACGCGTATGCGACTTCGACCTCGCCGAAGAATCCATGCACGAGGCCTTCGCTATCGCGTTGGATCGTTGGCCGCAGCAAGGCTTGCCCGATAACCCTACTGCCTGGCTGGTGACTACTGGATATCACCGTGCCATTGATCGTCTGCGTCGACGAGCCAGGTTCGAACATGCCTCTGACCCGCTGCTCGATGAGCTGGAAAGCGCGCCAGTCGACGTGGATCAGGCTATCGAGGATGACGAGCTGCGGTTGATCTTCACGTGCTGTCATCCAGAGTTGGCTTTTACCTCACGACTGGCGCTGACGCTACGGGAAGTCTGCGGCCTGACTACCGAAGAAATTGCGCGAGCTTTTCTGCTCAAGCCGACCACAGTCGCGCAGCGTATCGTGCGCGCCAAAGCGCGGCTACGTGATCGTCAGGTGGCGTTTTCAGCACCTGAATCCAGTGAGTTGGCCGAGCGTCTGGATACAGTACTGCACGTCATATATCTGATGTTCACGGAAGGTTATTCCACCAGCAGCGGTGAAGAGGCCACGCGTGCTGAGCTGTCGAGTGAAGCCATTCGCCTTGGTCGTCGTCTCTGTGAACTGGTGGCGGATGCTGATTGTTTCGGGTTGCTGGCGCTGATGCTGTTGCAGGAGTCGCGTAGAAGCGCACGTACCGATGCCTCCGGTAATCTGGTGCTGTTGGCAGATCAGAACAGACAGCTCTGGGATTCGCGTCTGATCGAAGAAGGGCTTGATTGGTTGTGGCAAGCGCTCGAAGCCGGGGAGATTGGCGCCTTTACCCTGCAGGCAGCCATCGCGGCCGAGCACGCACGAGCTGGTAGTTCTGAGCAGACTCGCTGGGACCGTATATCGGCGCTCTATGATGTGCTGGTTGATGTGAGCCCTACGCCTGTCGTGAGGCTGAATCGTGCCGTTGCGATCTCCATGCACCAAGGTGCCGAGGCTGGAATGGCACTGATTGATGAACTACTCGAAAGTGGTAAGTTGAGTGACTATCATCGGCTGCACGTCGCTCGCGCCGAGATGCACTATCGACTGGGCCAGCAGGCGCGGGCGGTGGAGTCATGGCACAGAGCGTTGCTGCTGACGTCGCACCCACGGGAGCAGGAGTTGCTGCAGCGACGAATTGATGAAATCTCGAAGGGTTGA
- a CDS encoding LysR family transcriptional regulator: MSRVTLAQWQMLAAVVDHGGFARAAEAIHKSPSTLNHAVHKIEEQLGVKVLEPVGRQVRLTEAGELLLRRARQLLEGSDALEDIAGRLREGLETEVVLSVDQIFPADALACAMESFSADYPHVRVQLHEAVLNGGIEMLNDGRADLVVSGLAARGYMGDPLVTVTFIAVAHPDHPLHALGRSLDLRDLEQHRQIVIRDTSSRSALDAGWLKAEQRWTVSHISTSVDMLERNLGFAWLPETRIRQQLQDGRLLPLPLQAEGQRFAPMLLIHRDLDRAGPATRAMAQKLREAVRACGQDGKE, from the coding sequence ATGTCTCGAGTCACTCTTGCACAGTGGCAGATGTTGGCCGCGGTGGTGGACCATGGAGGCTTCGCACGGGCAGCGGAAGCTATCCACAAGAGTCCATCGACGTTGAACCATGCAGTACACAAGATAGAAGAGCAGCTGGGGGTCAAGGTCCTCGAGCCGGTGGGTCGACAGGTTCGGCTGACCGAGGCAGGCGAGCTGTTGTTACGACGGGCACGTCAGTTGCTCGAAGGCTCTGATGCGTTGGAAGATATCGCCGGACGCTTGAGAGAAGGCCTGGAAACCGAGGTGGTTCTCAGCGTTGACCAGATATTTCCTGCCGATGCTCTGGCCTGTGCCATGGAGTCGTTTTCTGCCGACTATCCGCATGTGCGGGTACAGTTGCATGAGGCTGTGCTCAACGGTGGCATCGAGATGCTCAATGATGGCCGTGCTGATCTGGTGGTCTCCGGACTGGCCGCCAGAGGCTATATGGGGGACCCGTTGGTAACGGTGACCTTCATTGCCGTGGCGCACCCTGACCATCCTCTACACGCACTCGGTCGCTCCCTGGACCTGCGTGATCTCGAGCAGCATCGCCAGATCGTGATTCGCGATACTTCCTCGCGCAGTGCTCTGGATGCCGGCTGGCTCAAGGCTGAGCAACGCTGGACGGTCAGCCACATCAGCACCTCGGTGGATATGCTGGAGCGCAACCTGGGGTTTGCCTGGCTGCCGGAAACGCGCATTCGCCAGCAGCTTCAGGATGGCCGGTTGCTGCCCTTGCCGTTACAGGCGGAAGGTCAGCGCTTCGCTCCCATGCTATTGATTCATCGTGACCTCGATCGTGCGGGCCCCGCGACACGCGCCATGGCCCAGAAACTGCGTGAAGCGGTGCGCGCTTGTGGCCAGGATGGCAAGGAATAG
- a CDS encoding IS3 family transposase, with protein sequence MQRFHGDQYPVAMMCKVLGVSRSGFYRWASRTPSKRCQANQALSMFLHQEAEQQHGIPGYRKLWYSAVQSGFICSQNRVQRLLQRMGYRSVTAPRPGWRKPKPGIPVRPNLLNRGFCVDEPDRVWVSDITQVRCQEGWLYIATVMDLYSRRVVGHACSPQVDATLVKEAVVEALSWRSITEGDSLFHSDQGAQYRSEDVLKTLNGAGFTISMSRRGNCWDNACAESFFSLMKREWLHHLGLVTREEMKKAVKYYIEEYYDGVRAHETLGGLTPRDYELAA encoded by the coding sequence ATCCAGCGTTTTCATGGTGATCAATATCCGGTCGCCATGATGTGCAAAGTACTCGGAGTGTCTCGATCCGGCTTCTATCGCTGGGCGTCCAGGACGCCATCGAAGCGCTGCCAGGCCAATCAAGCACTGTCGATGTTTCTGCATCAGGAAGCTGAGCAGCAGCATGGGATTCCCGGCTACCGCAAGCTCTGGTATTCCGCAGTGCAGTCAGGCTTCATCTGCAGCCAGAACCGAGTCCAACGACTGCTTCAGCGCATGGGATATCGCTCTGTGACAGCTCCTCGCCCTGGTTGGCGCAAACCAAAGCCCGGTATCCCGGTACGCCCCAATCTGCTCAACAGAGGCTTCTGTGTCGACGAGCCTGACCGTGTCTGGGTATCGGACATCACTCAGGTTCGGTGTCAGGAAGGCTGGCTCTACATTGCTACGGTCATGGACCTGTACTCGCGTCGCGTGGTCGGTCATGCCTGCAGCCCTCAGGTGGATGCCACCCTGGTGAAAGAAGCTGTAGTGGAGGCGCTGAGCTGGCGGTCGATCACTGAGGGAGACAGCCTGTTCCACTCAGATCAGGGAGCTCAGTATCGCAGTGAGGACGTGCTGAAAACACTGAATGGGGCCGGCTTTACGATCAGCATGTCTCGGCGAGGGAACTGTTGGGACAACGCCTGTGCAGAGAGTTTCTTTTCTCTGATGAAGCGGGAGTGGCTGCATCATCTGGGGCTGGTGACGCGTGAGGAAATGAAGAAGGCGGTGAAATACTACATTGAAGAGTACTACGATGGAGTCCGCGCTCACGAGACCCTGGGCGGATTAACCCCCAGGGACTACGAGTTGGCGGCCTAA
- a CDS encoding VOC family protein — translation MSRKVFINLPVADLPAAKAFYVQLGFEINEQFTDDKGSCVVISEHIHVMLLTHEFFSGFTPRPLSNAHQATEVLVALSMDSREAVDEIVRRAQDAGGQANGEPQDHGFMYAHSFMDLDGHIWEPLFLDEAAMA, via the coding sequence ATGAGTCGCAAGGTCTTCATCAATCTGCCAGTTGCTGACCTGCCGGCGGCCAAGGCGTTCTATGTGCAACTGGGTTTCGAAATCAATGAACAGTTCACTGACGACAAGGGATCCTGCGTGGTCATCAGTGAACATATTCATGTCATGTTACTGACGCACGAGTTCTTTTCTGGATTTACTCCGCGTCCGCTCAGTAATGCGCATCAGGCGACGGAAGTGCTGGTGGCATTGTCGATGGATAGTCGCGAAGCGGTGGATGAGATCGTGCGTCGTGCTCAGGATGCTGGTGGTCAGGCCAATGGTGAACCTCAGGATCATGGGTTCATGTATGCCCACAGCTTCATGGACCTCGATGGCCATATCTGGGAACCGCTGTTCCTGGATGAAGCTGCCATGGCATAA
- the map gene encoding type I methionyl aminopeptidase gives MSEIVIKTSDELALLRESGRLLASVFSWLDTQIEVGCTTMHINQLAEHFITETLEARPASKGQYGFPFVLNTSVNHVVCHGIPSETTTLKSGDIVNVDITLEKNGFITDSSKMYMIGEVSPFAQRLVNKTYEALWAGIRQVKPGATLGDIGHAIQRHAEGNGYSVVRDYCGHGIGKQMHEEPQVLHYGTPNKGAVLKEGMVFTIEPMINQGKAKVKVKRDGWTVVTADRKLSAQWEHTVAVTADGVEVLTLRDEEDGLQGP, from the coding sequence ATGAGTGAGATTGTTATCAAGACCTCGGATGAACTCGCGCTTCTGCGTGAATCGGGTCGCCTGCTCGCCTCAGTGTTCTCCTGGCTCGACACTCAGATCGAAGTCGGGTGCACAACGATGCATATCAACCAGCTAGCCGAGCACTTCATCACCGAAACTCTGGAAGCGCGCCCCGCCAGCAAGGGGCAATATGGATTTCCATTTGTGCTCAATACCTCGGTCAATCATGTCGTGTGCCACGGCATTCCTTCCGAGACCACGACGCTGAAATCAGGCGATATCGTCAACGTCGACATCACGCTGGAAAAGAACGGATTCATCACTGATTCAAGCAAGATGTACATGATTGGTGAGGTATCGCCCTTCGCCCAACGTCTGGTGAACAAGACCTACGAAGCCTTGTGGGCGGGGATACGCCAAGTGAAGCCCGGTGCCACACTGGGTGATATCGGCCATGCCATTCAACGCCATGCAGAAGGTAATGGATACTCTGTAGTTCGAGATTACTGCGGACATGGGATCGGCAAGCAGATGCACGAGGAACCTCAGGTACTGCATTACGGCACCCCGAACAAGGGGGCTGTGCTCAAGGAAGGCATGGTGTTTACCATCGAGCCGATGATCAACCAGGGGAAAGCCAAGGTCAAAGTGAAACGCGATGGCTGGACAGTTGTCACCGCCGACCGGAAGTTGTCAGCTCAGTGGGAGCACACAGTAGCTGTTACCGCAGATGGCGTCGAAGTGCTGACACTACGTGATGAGGAAGATGGCCTTCAAGGCCCGTAG
- a CDS encoding amino acid ABC transporter ATP-binding protein, with protein sequence MADDLVLDVRDLRKSYDDLEVLKGIGFGLRKGETKVLIGPSGSGKSTLLRCINHLTPPDAGRIFLAGEEVLERNIDAMRARMGFVFQDFNLFSHLTVLDNVRICQIKVKGMGARGATERAQQELERVGLADKAGAYPAELSGGQQQRVSIARALAMDPDVLLFDEPTSALDPELTSEVVRVMQALAAEGMTMVVVTHEMSFARRAADELIFMENGHIVEQGPPEQLFTGATSERTRSFLNVIAEHG encoded by the coding sequence ATGGCAGACGACCTTGTCCTCGATGTGCGTGATCTACGCAAGAGCTACGATGACCTCGAAGTCCTGAAGGGTATTGGCTTTGGTCTGCGCAAGGGGGAAACCAAGGTGCTGATCGGTCCTTCCGGCTCGGGGAAAAGTACCTTGCTGCGTTGTATCAATCACCTCACGCCACCGGACGCTGGCAGAATATTTCTGGCTGGTGAAGAAGTGCTTGAGCGCAATATCGATGCCATGCGTGCGCGGATGGGGTTCGTGTTTCAGGACTTCAATCTGTTTTCGCATCTGACGGTGCTCGACAACGTCCGTATCTGCCAGATCAAGGTCAAGGGAATGGGCGCTCGGGGAGCCACAGAGCGCGCTCAACAGGAGCTCGAGCGAGTTGGTTTGGCGGACAAGGCGGGAGCTTACCCAGCAGAACTCTCCGGGGGGCAACAGCAGCGTGTTTCCATAGCGCGAGCATTGGCCATGGATCCAGACGTATTGCTGTTCGACGAGCCAACCTCGGCGCTGGATCCTGAATTGACCAGCGAGGTAGTCCGCGTGATGCAGGCATTGGCCGCTGAGGGCATGACCATGGTGGTTGTCACCCACGAGATGAGCTTTGCCAGACGGGCGGCCGATGAACTGATCTTCATGGAAAATGGCCACATCGTTGAGCAGGGGCCGCCGGAGCAGCTTTTTACTGGCGCCACGAGTGAGCGCACACGATCCTTTCTCAATGTCATTGCCGAACACGGGTGA